The Gordonia mangrovi genome includes the window ACCTTTGATTGAGATTGTTGAAGAATTCAGCTCTCGCGCCCCCGTCACGGCAGCTGACCCCTCGTCACCAGTAGCCATCCGGATCCGACTCGGGCGACTCCGGCGGGATGATCCCCTCGGCGACACCGTGATCGATACTCGCCGACAGCCGCGGGCAGGTCGGCATCATCGCGCCCGGCAGCAGTGCCCTACCGGCATCGTCGGATCGCTCGAGTTCATTGCATCGCGCCCGTGCATCGGTGGTCCACTGCACGCTGGTGTGGTGGGCGCTGGTCTTCTTGACGAACACGCACGCATGGCACGATCGGCACTCGATCGCGTGCATCCCGCCGTGTAGATAGTGCTCGCGGTCGCGTGCGGTCGCGGCGTGCACGACAGCCAGGCGCTCGGGATCACCCTGGTAGTCGGGGGCCTTCGCCCAGCCGTGACCCCCCGAAGCGACCTCGCGCGCGGCTGCCCGTGACATCTCGTCACACCTGCGCCTTCTCCGTGGGCTCGGTCGCCGGCGCCCCGGTTTCCTCGGCTGCCTTTTCCTCTTGGCGCCGCAGATTCTCCTGGATCTCCACACCCCAACTCTCCAGCGCCTTCGAGGTGTCGATCTCGTATTCGAACCGCTGCGTCATCTCCTCGTCGACATCGGCCTTGTCGACATAGAACTGCTCGTACCAGCGACGCAACTGGTAGACGGGGCCGTCTTCCTCGACGAGCAGCGGGTTGTCGATGCGGGTCTTGTTCTTCCAGATCTCGACGTCCTGCAGGAACCCGACCTCGACACCCGCGGTGATCTTGGCGGCCATCTTGGCGGCCTGTTCGGCGGTCAGGCCCTCGGGGACCTTGGCCATCACGCCGTACATCAGCACGAAGGAGTTCTCGTCGATGGGGTAGTGGCAGTTGGTCAGGATGGTCTCGATCGCGAAACCGCCGTAGTACTGCACCATCGGGTTGAGCATGTACGACGGTCCGTAATAGGCGGCGATCGACTCCAGGCGGCTGTCGCCGTAGTTGGTGCCGAGCGTGACGTCGGGGCGGCCGTGCGAGTTCATGTACTGCGCGGCGACCTCACCCTCGAAGACGTTCTTGAAGTAGTCCGGCAGCGCGTAGTGCACGTAGAAGAAGTGCGCCATGTCCACGACGTTGTCGATGATCTCGCGGCAATTGGAACCCTCGATGACGATGCGGTTCCACGTCCACGGGGTCCACTCGTCGGAGCCGACCTCGTCGAGTTCGGGGATGATGCACTCGTCGGGCGGCGGGTTGCCCTCCGGGTCGTTGTAGACGAACACCTGGCCGTTGCGGGTCATCGTCGGCCACGCGCGGGTCTTGGCGAGCTTCGGGTTGCGCTTGGCGTACGGCACGCCCGCGCAGCGGCCGTTGCCCTTCCACAACCAGCCGTGGAAGGGGCAGGCGACGTTGTCGCCCTTCACGCTGCCCTGCGAGAGGTCTCCGCCCATGTGGCGGCAGAACGCGTCGAGGACGTTGATCTCGCCGTGGGAGTCCGCCCACACCACCAGCTTGGTGCCGAAGATGTGCACGGAGTGCGGCTTGCCGTCGGTGAAGTCGTCGATGAGGCCGAGGCAGTGCCAGCCGCGCGCGAACCGGGTCGGGGGCGTGCCGGTGTCGATCTCGCGAACGGCGACGTCGTCGCCGTGGGCTGTGACGCCTGCGGTGGCCTCGGGGGTCGCTGACATCCGTTACTCCTGTTCTGGCGTGTGATTCGCTCGTTCCGCTCGAATCGGTACGAACCCAATACTAGAACATGTTACAAAAATGACGAGTCGATCGCGTCACGTGATGCTGATCGGACCAGCAAATGGGCCTAAAGTCCCAGTGCTCGACATAAATGAGAACGTGTTCTAATCTCATCATCAGACGGGAACCAGGGCGGCCGGGTAGGTCGTCGAGCAACGAGTAGGAGCGGGCGAGATGCCAGCAAGACGGAGCGAAGCGGCCGAACAGGTCCTGGAGAAGATCAACGCACTCCTCCCGGAGATCGAGCAGCGTGCGCAGCAGACCGAAGATCTGCGACGTATCCCCGATGAGACGGTGTCGAGTCTCGAGGGCGCCGGCTTCTTCAAGCTGATGCAGCCCGAGCAGTGGGGCGGTTATCAGGTCGACCCGGTGACCTTCTACGAGGGCGTGCGTCGGATCGCGACCGCATGTGGCTCCACCGGTTGGGTGTCGGGCATCATCGGCATCCACAATTGGCATCTCGCGCTGTTCGACCAGCAGGCGCAGGAAGACGTGTGGGGCTCCGACCCCAACGTCCGCATCTCGTCGTCCTACGCCCCGATGGGGATGGGCGAGGTGGTGGACGGCGGCTACAAGGTCAACGGTTCCTGGGCCTGGTCGTCGGGCTGCGACATGGCGGATTGGGTGTTCGTCGGCGGACCGGTCATCAAAGACGGCAAACCCGTCGACTTCGTCAGCTTCCTGATCCCGCGCAGCGAGTACACGATCAAGGATGTCTGGAACGTGGTGGGCCTGCGGGGGACCGGTTCGAACACCATCGAGGTCAAGGATGTGTTCGTGCCGCGCCACCGGATGCTGAGCATGCGGACCATGAGCATGGGGCAGAGCCCAGGGCTCGAGCAGAACACCGCGCCGGTCTACAAGATGCCGTGGGGCACCATCCATCCCAGCACCATCGCCACGCCGATCGTCGGCATGGCCTACGGTGCCTACCACGCCCACGTCGAGCATCAAGGCAAGCGTGTCCGTGCCGCCTACGCAGGCGAGAAGGCCAAGGAGGACCCCTTCGCCAAGGTGCGGATCGCCGAGGCGGCCAGTGACATCGACGCCGCCTGGCGGCAGTTGTCGGGAAACCTCCAGGCGGAGTACGACCTGATCCTCGCCGGCGAGGAGATCCCGATGGAACTACGTCTGGCTGCCCGACGTGATCAGGTGCGGGCGTCGGGACGGGCGATCTCGGCGATCGACCGCCTCTTCGAGAACTCCGGTGCACATGCGCTGGAGAACGGCACTCCCATCCAGCGTTTCTGGCGCGACGCCCACGCCGGTCGGGTGCATGCGGCCAACGACCCCGAGCGCGCGTACGTGGCATTCGGCAACGGCGAGTTCGGGATTCCCATCGGCGACACGATGGTGTGACTTCCGATGAACTGGTGGAGCGGCGCGACAGCGCGCTTTCTGATCGGCGTGGACTGCGAGGAGTGAGAACAGATGAGTGACAGTCCGATCCGGTCTCTGGGCTACATGCGCATCGAGGCCACCGACGTCGAGGCCTGGCGTGTGTACGGCCTGAAAGTGCTCGGCATGGTGGAGGGCAAGGGCCTCACCGAGGGTGCGCTGTATCTGCGGATGGACGACTTCCCGGCCCGGCTCGTCATCGTGCCCGGCGAACACGACCGCTTGCAGGTGTCCGGCTGGGAATGCGCCAACGCCGCTGCGCTGCAGGAGGTCCGCGATCGGCTTTCGGCGGCGGGGGTGATCTTCCGCGAGGCCAAGGACGAGGAGCTCGCCGACCGCCGCGTGGTCGAGATGATCGTGTTCGACGACCCCGCCGGAAACACCCTCGAGGTGTTCCACGGTGTGGCGCTGGAACATCGGCGGGTGGTGAGCCCGTACGGCCACAAGTTCGTGACCGATGAGCAGGGATTGGGACACGTCGTGCTCACCTGCGACGACGACAAGGCCGCGCTCGCGTTCTATCATGACGTGCTCGGCTTCGCGCTGCGTGACTCGATGCGACTGCCGCCGCAGGCCGTTGGACGCGAGGAGGGTGATGAGTCGCCGTGGCTGCGTTTCCTGGGCTGCAACCCGCGACATCATTCGTTGGCCTTCCTGCCGATCCCCAACAGCACCGGCATCGTGCACCTGATGGTGGAGGTGGAGA containing:
- the hsaA gene encoding 3-hydroxy-9,10-secoandrosta-1,3,5(10)-triene-9,17-dione monooxygenase oxygenase subunit, yielding MPARRSEAAEQVLEKINALLPEIEQRAQQTEDLRRIPDETVSSLEGAGFFKLMQPEQWGGYQVDPVTFYEGVRRIATACGSTGWVSGIIGIHNWHLALFDQQAQEDVWGSDPNVRISSSYAPMGMGEVVDGGYKVNGSWAWSSGCDMADWVFVGGPVIKDGKPVDFVSFLIPRSEYTIKDVWNVVGLRGTGSNTIEVKDVFVPRHRMLSMRTMSMGQSPGLEQNTAPVYKMPWGTIHPSTIATPIVGMAYGAYHAHVEHQGKRVRAAYAGEKAKEDPFAKVRIAEAASDIDAAWRQLSGNLQAEYDLILAGEEIPMELRLAARRDQVRASGRAISAIDRLFENSGAHALENGTPIQRFWRDAHAGRVHAANDPERAYVAFGNGEFGIPIGDTMV
- a CDS encoding Rieske 2Fe-2S domain-containing protein, producing MSATPEATAGVTAHGDDVAVREIDTGTPPTRFARGWHCLGLIDDFTDGKPHSVHIFGTKLVVWADSHGEINVLDAFCRHMGGDLSQGSVKGDNVACPFHGWLWKGNGRCAGVPYAKRNPKLAKTRAWPTMTRNGQVFVYNDPEGNPPPDECIIPELDEVGSDEWTPWTWNRIVIEGSNCREIIDNVVDMAHFFYVHYALPDYFKNVFEGEVAAQYMNSHGRPDVTLGTNYGDSRLESIAAYYGPSYMLNPMVQYYGGFAIETILTNCHYPIDENSFVLMYGVMAKVPEGLTAEQAAKMAAKITAGVEVGFLQDVEIWKNKTRIDNPLLVEEDGPVYQLRRWYEQFYVDKADVDEEMTQRFEYEIDTSKALESWGVEIQENLRRQEEKAAEETGAPATEPTEKAQV
- the hsaC gene encoding iron-dependent extradiol dioxygenase HsaC — protein: MSDSPIRSLGYMRIEATDVEAWRVYGLKVLGMVEGKGLTEGALYLRMDDFPARLVIVPGEHDRLQVSGWECANAAALQEVRDRLSAAGVIFREAKDEELADRRVVEMIVFDDPAGNTLEVFHGVALEHRRVVSPYGHKFVTDEQGLGHVVLTCDDDKAALAFYHDVLGFALRDSMRLPPQAVGREEGDESPWLRFLGCNPRHHSLAFLPIPNSTGIVHLMVEVENSDDVGLCLDRALRKKVKMSATLGRHVNDLMLSFYMKTPGGFDVEFGCEGRTVDDNEWIARESTAVSLWGHDFTVGFQ